aagcacctgtggtagggtgtgttcccccgcTTTGAGCACAGGTCTGAGACGATCCGTCTCTGTCCAGATGAGAGCCCAAAAGCTCTCATGGAGAGCTGTGAATTCAAAGGCCTTTATGCACACACTAATGCCCGTTCCCCTGACTGCTGTGTTTTaactcttggcaagatgcattcacatcttgcttgctggaagctgctctgctccagggccagcaccgaGCTGGGCTGTGCGAGCCAGGCACTGTGGAGAGtgcttccctgagcacttggttGATTTTGGTGTGTcccgggctgccttagacacttggggcaaCCTATTCCTTCCAATTGGAGGCACtttgggtggggtgggggaggccccagagcacatggcagcgTGTCTgagggccctttgtgacacgctgcagcagggtcactgTGGAACGGAGTTGGACAGGGTGtgccagcagccctttgtgacacacactgacataggtgctggcggTGACGCAGGCAGGCCccagtgctcggtgcacgcgacgggacaggatgggagagagcggtgctgtgaggagacCCCGCACAGCTGGCTCGTTCCTTGCTGACCCGGAGCTTTTCCGAGGCGTTACTCCTGTGGCTGGCCTTGCGGCCAGACTGCGGGACTTGGTGACTCAGAGCTTTCctgaggcatctcccatccctgcggccggtgccctcGTGGCCAGGCTGTGGGACTTGGTGACCTCCATCCCTCAcaaggagtctcctgtcattgcgACAGGAGCCCTTGAGACCagagtgcaggacttgctgtcctgtggcCTTCCTGAGACTTCTCTGTCGCAGGCACCTGGAAGGCGCGACTGCAGCACCCGCTGACTTGGACCTTTGCAGAGGCATCTGTCTCGAACGTGCCCTCGAGGTCAGACAGCGGGATGGCAGGCAGAGTTCTCAGCCTGTTCAGGAtgcttcgggggaagaaaaagaatggcgctgcagctgccccagtgcagcagcctgcagagccagagcagttGCAAccactgcaggacggtgagtggcagagctgggccacagggctggtgcctgcagccaacctggccccatcccatccctgcccctcggacatgcccacggacaggatggaagaggggccagggctgccctCTCGGTGGCCGTGCTCTGTCTCTTGGgcatcccagggctgtccttgcctggggatcatagggctgggctgtgttctccagcctttcctgcagcccctcagctctggctgcacttgctctttgccagatgcaggaAAGGATGGGACACGAGAACAGGATCCCACCCGCGGACGCTTCCGCAGagcagcgcaggtacctgcggccatccccacctgggctgggcctgctggcactgctcggCACAGCCCCGCGCTtggagcagaccatggaacgtccctctcttcccgcccttccttctgctgcaggcactgcggaggttcctgcgtgTTCGGCGCAGAAAGACCAGAGCCACTGCCACCGAGGGCACGGCCGAGCCCGGCTCCAGGCCCAGTGAGCTGCGGGCACGGCCTGGTGCCAGCGCGGCGTCCTCTGAGCATGCGGCAACCTCGGTCAGGGCAACAGCTGCGGGCCAGGCGAAGGCTGTCATGGCCCCAACTGAGGGCACGGCCAGCACAAACAGCAACAGAAGGACACCAAGGACTCGGGCCATCTCAAAGACGAACAGCACGCCCACTTGGACTGGGATTCCTGCTCCCATTCCGGATATTTTTTCATCTCAGcagcaggtaagcagcctggggccagggctgcaggcctcccaggatcgtgtggccccttaggccacatCCCCTGGGCCCCCTCAGCCATTGAGGCCagcacagtggggtgggaaggcaagcacttcctgggggaaGGTGGGCAAGTTGCTCCCTTAGACAGCACTCCAAGCTATCCCCATGCCTCCTCCAGGTGGCAGCCAGGGTGGGGGACATTCATCAGAGACTCATGTCCCGTGTCACTGCGGACACGGGGCTGGAAACAGACTTTCTGAGCCTGGCTGAAGAGCACCCTGCTAATGTGGTGATGAGCCTCCTGCGCTGTGCCCCAtcctgtgacaggtacggggcacaagggcctcaagagctcggtgctcaccggcccataggacccctcaccctgcacagcctgtccAGTGGCGTCTGCCAGagagacaggcagagagctccaggaccctcgggcccctctgtttcctgagctgctgccatgctccccccctgcccctcagggcaccagggctctgtcacccggccccacgcgGCTGCACAGGGCACGGTACTGAcgtgcagctctgctcccacagagctgctgtacTGATGTGGAGAAGCATCGGCACGTCAAGACCCGCAGTGCAGAAGGTGCTTCCAGCACTGTTCTCTGTGATAGAGGACAGGCCACTGTACAGCATGTTCTTCTACAGTGGGGATAATGAGGccgtctttgccctggctgtgagtttctgcaactgGCCTTTGCTCACCCTCCGGGTTgcctctccatgctctccctgccctgcagctccctgcctcagctgctgggctgaaagctgggctaggggcaggctcagggccagcaggccggCTGCTCGCCCTGCGTTTCCCCTTGGGCCCTGCCACACgcacagctgggcactgagcgctgcttcgggctgctctctcctttgcaggcaactgtggtgctgT
This genomic interval from Passer domesticus isolate bPasDom1 unplaced genomic scaffold, bPasDom1.hap1 HAP1_SCAFFOLD_311, whole genome shotgun sequence contains the following:
- the LOC135292366 gene encoding maestro heat-like repeat family member 5, translated to MAPTEGTASTNSNRRTPRTRAISKTNSTPTWTGIPAPIPDIFSSQQQVAARVGDIHQRLMSRVTADTGLETDFLSLAEEHPANVVMSLLRCAPSCDRAAVLMWRSIGTSRPAVQKVLPALFSVIEDRPLYSMFFYSGDNEAVFALAATVVLWNIAHMPEWHDAVVLHSAQLFVALLFQVFSTTEQIPEEVEDFWRACQEEHRLPTKPNRFAVQAVKALLCQLGFENKLVALECKQVWDTLLCADTQHYAVGLLAR